GAAAGACACAGAGGAGAAaatcatctatttttttttattattaatggtCTACATCATGGAGGTTTCTAATATCAATttttggagaagagaggaaacagtTGAGGCTCAGGAGCTTTGCCACCTGCAAACTTTCATCAGCAAAGATACCATACTGGTAAGACTCCACACTGCAGCACTGAAGGCTGGGATAAACCTCACCCGACATCAGAAACTCACAGTGCAGACGTCTGCATCTGAACTGGCCACCCCAGGAGCCTTTATAAGGGAGAAACTGTCTGTTTTAGGGTGAGGGGGGGAGGTAAAGTTTGGACACCTTGCTTTGGAGGTGACCAGCTCAGATGGGGACATCTATACTTAATCAGGCAAACCTTTCTACTACTGTCActgaatttttccccttttcccactATTTCCCATTTCTACGCCCCAGGGTCCCCTCTCTAGAGCTTTTCCCCTCTCTTTGCCTCATTTTTCTCAGGCTTATCTCTTGTCCCTGGACATCAGTCTCCGATGATGTCTCTGGACATCAGCTTCgtggggaagaagaaaacacaaaagccAAAGCCCCCATTTCTTCTGTTCCCAGGGGTAGCATGGGGGACACGTGGTTGTCCCCTGAGGCTGTAGAAAGTGGGGGGGGGATGCTGCCCTCCATGTCTCAGGGACACAGCCTGAGCTGGGACCTGGCCCCCACCACCCAGAGCCACGGGCGAACCCTCTCCCCGGTGAAGGAGGCACGGGAAAAAATGAACATGAGCCCCCCCTCATCCGCATCAAAGAATGCCACCGTCCCTCCGGCGTAGTCCAGGTGGACACTGACCCGCCGGGGCACCCAACGGAGGGGTAGGAGGGTCACTTTGTGGGTGGTGAGCGCCCGAACTTGTCCCCCCCACTTCTCCACCCCCCAGATCCTTCCTTGGGGGCAGAGGCTGAGGTGCCCCTTCCGACGGATGGACTCGCGGGCCACCCCCACAGCCCAATCCCCCCCGTCCCccacctccacctcccagcaATGCCGGCCTGCCGCGAAGCCCTGGCATCCCAGCACGAAGGGCCAGTAGTCAAATCGCTCCGGGTTATCAGGCAGGTCCTGTCGTCCTTCCCCGCGTCTCACGCTCTTACAGTCCTCGGAGAGGATGAGGTCGGGGTGAGCCGTGTCAGGGTCCAGGGTCACGatggctgtggggtgggggacaggggTGTCAGAAGCAAGGCTGAGCATCCCAGGGATGCGGGGGGCTTGGAGGGGGCCAGCAGGACCCAGGCTGGCATCCAAGGGGCAAAAGCATCCCAAGATGGAAGCATCCCCAAGAAGGGGAAGGGTGCCGTACGTGAAGCAGAAAAAGCTGGTTttaacccaaaaaaaccccaaaggaaaaTGTGCACAGCAATGGCAACAGACTCACGCAGACATCCCTGCAGATTTTAGGTTACGTCGGGTCAAAAATAATTGCTGAGGGAGAAAAACAATGAAGGAAAGCGATACGTGGGATGTAAACCAGCAAAATCTCGAGCAGGTCATCTCCTACAGCAAGCGTCACCCACAGGACAAGACCAGACAGGTTCGGCTGAGCGTGTGAttgaaaaaaaagagctaaaaccTGAAGACAAGGGCGATGAATTGGGTCAATCCTTTTCCGTATTTGTTTCGTGGAAATAGTTAGGTTTCAAGGCAAGGGCTCTGCCCTGGGGTGGATTTTCCTCCAGCCTTATGCTGAggctccagctgcagggctgagaAAACTTGTCGGGTTGCCCTAACTTTCGTATTCTTCCTTCAGCAGCTATTTTTGTCCACTTTGGGCTAAGTGCACCTTCATCTAACAGGTACGGCTGCTCTTGCGTTCTCACTCTCAGCAGAAGCCAATTTTGGGGAAGGCTAGGCTGGAGGGGGAGCCAAGCCAGAGAGCAGCCCATCCTTCATCCGCCAGCATCTTCCAGGAATTAGGGCAAAACATAGCGATAAATGAGGCGTTAAGTGGGTATCAAATTGTCCTTTCTTCTGACCGGGAAAAGCCCTttgctcttcctctcctccatctcagGGTTTCCCTCTGCAGTATTTCTCTTCTCAAAGTATATCCAGAATGAGCTAAGGGCAGCTCAGCTCTTCCAGCTCTCCCCAGAATACGGCTagcctatttttttctcctcctcaagCCCTTCTCAGTACCTTGTAGCTTCTTCAGAGTTTCCTTCAGAGCGCTGTTCCTCCATGAGAAATGACAGACtctctcttctgactgtggaGAAACATCCACTGGCAACTGGAAAGTCACTTTCTcacacctgaggaaaaaaaaacaacccacacttTTCGGGGCGATTGTCATCATTTCAGGAAATCTGATGCCACCAGAAATGAGGTGATGGTATTGctgcagtgttgtttttttttcatctcaccCCCTTGGCAACCCAAACCTCAAGGAAAGTACAGGCCAAATTTCCCTGTTGGATTAAtctttttccaaattttatttttttatgtagaccatgagaattttattttttatgagacCATGAGAAAGGTCCAGCTTGAGGACTGGGCTAGAGGAAAGAGCCAAGATTTTGCAGTGAAATTAAAGCCAGCCTTTGCCAACGTGGAGGTTTTTGAGACTAAAGCTCCTTTGATTAGCACATCCCCAGAAATGACCAAGAGACAAGCATGTAGCGGTGGTCCCCAAAATACCCTTCCAGACTCTTGCAGTTTCCCTGAAGCAGAGGTGTATTCAGCAGCCACCGATGAGTTTTCTCCTCCGTGGTCACCGCTCTTTGAAAAGCTCATGAAACAGCCTTTCGGCAAGGCCACGTACCTGCTGAGGGTGCTTTTCACATCCtagggaaagaagggagaaagaagaaatgaaggtcAGCGTGagcttttctctttaaatcaCAGCAATGCCGAGTTGTTTAGTTGGGGATGGACCTCTTGGGTCTCTGCTCCAACcctctgctcagggctgtgtcaaGGCAAGGTCTGAGTCTGTGCAGGGATGGAGGTGCCCACACCTAGAGGGACC
The sequence above is a segment of the Aptenodytes patagonicus chromosome 27, bAptPat1.pri.cur, whole genome shotgun sequence genome. Coding sequences within it:
- the LOC143171330 gene encoding LOW QUALITY PROTEIN: E3 ubiquitin-protein ligase TRIM39-like (The sequence of the model RefSeq protein was modified relative to this genomic sequence to represent the inferred CDS: deleted 1 base in 1 codon), which produces MRGHPVMKPHLTIPTGPIEGKLTADISVLLFVTLSHLPSIHAQSGASLSLGPLLPCQKYIYLAMELNEGSVGRNCLETFPCELRARTLEDLKNEIEKRQAKNATKLSEEISQLDTPTQGQEEKNQQSDVKSTLSRCEKVTFQLPVDVSPQSEERVCHFSWRNSALKETLKKLQAIVTLDPDTAHPDLILSEDCKSVRRGEGRQDLPDNPERFDYWPFVLGCQGFAAGRHCWEVEVGDGGDWAVGVARESIRRKGHLSLCPQGRIWGVEKWGGQVRALTTHKVTLLPLRWVPRRVSVHLDYAGGTVAFFDADEGGLMFIFSRASFTGERVRPWLWVVGARSQLRLCP